ACCGGTTGGGCGCAGGTCAATGGCCTGCGCGGCGACACCTGCCTGCGCGAGCGCGTGAAGTTCGACCTCGACTACATCGAGAACTGGAACGTCATGCTGGATCTCCAGATCATGCTGATGACCTTCTTCAGCCGGAAGGGTGCTTGTTGAGAGACGCAAGACTGGAAGACGCAAGATTCAAGACTTGAGACCGCTCGTCCATTCCTGGCTTTCAAGTCTTGCGTCTTGTGTCCTGAAGTCTTGAGTCTCTTTTCCGATGGATGCCGCCATCACGGATGAATCCGCCCACTCCGCCCGCCGCGATCGCTCGATCCGGTTGGCGGTGGTGACGTCCTTTCTATCGAAGGCGGGCACGGCGCTGTTCCAGCTCCTGTCGATTCCCATCGCCATCCACGTGCTGACCCGGGAGGGGTTTGGCATCTATTCGGCGGTCAATGTCACGCTTGGCACGGTGTCGCTGCTGCAAGTGGGCATCGGCCCGGCGCTCGCGCACGGCCTGTCAAAGGCCAAGGCGCAAGGGCACGACAATGACGCCCGGGAGCTGTCGGCGAGCGCCTTCTTTCTCTCGGGCGGGCTGGCCCTGCTGGCCGGGCTTTTGCTCGCCATCGTGCTCCTCGCTGTGCCGCTGCCAGTGATCTTCGGCAATGAGTTCGCCGGGAAGGAAGCCATCCTCCGGCCTGCCTTGTGGACCGGGCTCGCGCTGTTTCTGCTGCTCTTTCTTTTCAATCTCACCGACCGGACCCGGGAGGGGCTGTTAGAGGCGTCCGCCAACAACCTCTGGGGTGCGGCGGGCAATGTCCTGGCTGCCGCCGCAGTGGGCATCGGCGTGTGGTTTGTCCCGCAGGTGTGGTTTCTCGTGCTGGCGGTCCACGGCTCGCTGGTGATCGCCAAGCTCTGCAATACCATCGCCCTGTGGCGCGCGCATCCGGAAGTCCGCCCGCGGTGGACGCGCTTCCGCTTGCCGGTGGCCAAGCATCTTTTCACCGACGGGCTGACCTTCTCCGCCGCGACGCTCGTCACCGGAGTGGTCGAATACAATCTCTGCGGCTGGCTCGCCGGTCGCAACGGCGGACCGGCGGCGACCGCGCTCTACGGCGTCTTCATCTCGATGACCATCATGCAGCTCGGCTTCGTGATGATGCTCAGCACGCCGACCTGGCCTGCGGTTGCGGAAGCGCTTGCCCGCGGCGATGTGCCGTGGGCGAAGAAGGCAGCGCGGAAACTTTATCTCTTCGGCAGTGCCTTCGCCCTGTGCGCCTTTGGTGGCCTCGTCCTGTTAGGCCCGTGGGTGTTCTCGATCTGGCTCGGCAAGGACTTCGCCAACACGCCGCGGACGATGTTCGCGTGCTATGGCTTCTACTTCGTCGCCCACGTCTGGCGACACTTGAACCACGCCATGATGATCGGCACCGGTCAGGTGGGGAAGCTGGCACGCATCCAGTTCGTCGAGTCCACGCTGGTCGCGGTGGTCGCGTTCTTCGCCCTGGAGTGGGGAGGCATCGGCCCGATGCTCGCGGCGATGGGAACGGTGGCCTTGGCCATCACCGGCATCATGCTGCCGCGACAGGTCGCACGGGCGTTCGGGGAGGCGCGCTGACGCCGCTTTTTTCCATGCGGGAAAGGAACAGGAAACCGTCCGTCGGCTTCCTGTTCCATCGAATCAACTGAACATGCCCTTGACCTTGTCGAGCAGGCCGCCGCCCACAGCGGAGAGGTCGGGCGTCTCGCCAGCCATCAGGGTGTCAACGACACCCTGGTATTCCGGCGGTAACTTGGATTTGACGAATTCGGCGACCGTCTTGATCGCGCCATCGACTTGTTCACCACTCAATCCGAGAGCGGCCAGTCTTTCCTTGAGTTCATTCATGGTGCTTGTGGGGTAGGGAAGTGAAGTGCCGGGAAGAGGACTCGAAGTCGTAGATTTCCCAACCCCTATATATCAAGGAAAG
The Luteolibacter arcticus genome window above contains:
- a CDS encoding lipopolysaccharide biosynthesis protein, which translates into the protein MDAAITDESAHSARRDRSIRLAVVTSFLSKAGTALFQLLSIPIAIHVLTREGFGIYSAVNVTLGTVSLLQVGIGPALAHGLSKAKAQGHDNDARELSASAFFLSGGLALLAGLLLAIVLLAVPLPVIFGNEFAGKEAILRPALWTGLALFLLLFLFNLTDRTREGLLEASANNLWGAAGNVLAAAAVGIGVWFVPQVWFLVLAVHGSLVIAKLCNTIALWRAHPEVRPRWTRFRLPVAKHLFTDGLTFSAATLVTGVVEYNLCGWLAGRNGGPAATALYGVFISMTIMQLGFVMMLSTPTWPAVAEALARGDVPWAKKAARKLYLFGSAFALCAFGGLVLLGPWVFSIWLGKDFANTPRTMFACYGFYFVAHVWRHLNHAMMIGTGQVGKLARIQFVESTLVAVVAFFALEWGGIGPMLAAMGTVALAITGIMLPRQVARAFGEAR